From a single Sulfolobus sp. E5-1-F genomic region:
- the cobB gene encoding NAD-dependent protein deacetylase, with translation MEYEKIAEELISSSYAIAFTGAGISTASGIPDFRGPQGLWKKYSPELATVEYFEKEPKKFWEFYSLRMRGLFEAKPNKAHYSLAELEKMGIIKVIITQNIDGLHQKAGSKNVIELHGTMRRSYCVSCLRTYDSLNVLGMIEKGIIPPRCECGGIIRPDVVLFGEPVKNIYEALSIAYESDLVISIGSSLTVYPANLIPQTVKERGGKLIILNMEETPLDSIADYVVREPVEISLPKIVEAVRQKILS, from the coding sequence ATGGAGTATGAGAAAATAGCTGAAGAACTTATTTCCTCTTCTTACGCAATAGCCTTTACCGGAGCCGGAATCAGTACAGCTTCCGGTATTCCCGATTTTAGAGGCCCTCAAGGACTATGGAAAAAGTATTCTCCAGAGTTAGCTACTGTAGAATATTTTGAAAAAGAACCTAAAAAATTTTGGGAGTTCTATTCATTGAGGATGAGGGGATTATTTGAAGCCAAACCTAATAAGGCACACTACTCACTGGCTGAATTAGAAAAAATGGGTATAATTAAGGTAATAATAACGCAAAATATCGACGGTTTGCATCAGAAAGCTGGTTCCAAGAATGTTATTGAACTTCACGGAACTATGAGGAGATCGTACTGTGTTTCATGTTTAAGGACATATGATTCGCTAAACGTCTTAGGTATGATAGAAAAGGGTATTATTCCACCTAGATGTGAGTGTGGTGGGATAATAAGGCCAGATGTTGTGCTTTTTGGAGAACCAGTTAAGAATATTTATGAGGCTTTAAGTATCGCTTATGAATCTGATCTCGTAATCTCAATAGGTTCTTCATTAACTGTGTATCCAGCCAATTTAATTCCACAAACTGTTAAGGAAAGAGGAGGTAAACTGATAATTTTAAACATGGAGGAGACCCCATTGGATAGTATTGCAGATTACGTTGTTAGAGAACCAGTAGAAATTTCGTTGCCAAAGATAGTAGAAGCTGTGAGACAAAAAATACTTTCGTGA
- a CDS encoding nucleotidyltransferase family protein: MYVMHAVILAGGYGKRLRPLTDDRPKPLIEIAGRPIIEWQISWLKQFGITSFIILTGYKWEVLIKWLSDNEKRLGISTYFSIEEEPLGTGGALKKVEKLLSTENAFIVLNGDIITNLDISKLKVSSENVMSMSLVPLKSPYGIVETKDDKIIDFKEKPILENYWINAGVYLMKKEIFKYLPEKGDMEKLTFPKLAKESLLMGIKYYDVYWRSIDTIKDIEEVYEDLIKMKNGLSTER, from the coding sequence ATGTATGTTATGCATGCAGTTATTTTAGCAGGCGGTTATGGTAAGAGATTAAGACCACTTACAGATGATAGACCTAAGCCATTGATTGAAATAGCTGGGAGACCAATCATAGAATGGCAGATCTCTTGGCTTAAACAATTCGGTATTACGTCATTTATAATATTAACGGGTTATAAATGGGAGGTTCTCATAAAGTGGTTAAGTGACAACGAAAAGAGATTAGGAATTTCAACGTATTTTTCTATAGAGGAGGAACCTTTAGGTACTGGAGGAGCGCTCAAGAAGGTCGAGAAATTATTAAGTACTGAAAATGCATTTATAGTACTCAATGGCGATATAATCACTAATTTAGACATAAGTAAGTTAAAAGTATCTAGTGAAAACGTAATGTCAATGTCACTTGTTCCCTTAAAGAGCCCATATGGAATAGTAGAGACTAAGGACGATAAGATTATAGATTTTAAGGAGAAGCCAATCTTAGAAAACTACTGGATAAATGCAGGAGTTTATTTAATGAAAAAGGAAATATTCAAATACTTACCAGAGAAGGGAGACATGGAAAAACTCACTTTTCCGAAACTTGCTAAAGAATCATTATTGATGGGCATCAAGTATTATGATGTCTATTGGAGATCAATAGATACAATAAAAGATATAGAGGAGGTCTATGAAGATTTAATAAAGATGAAGAACGGGCTAAGCACTGAAAGGTGA
- a CDS encoding ISNCY family transposase, whose amino-acid sequence MKNEIKDLASRAKTELVNTINFVVGTLRMQGLTKKVAIALALIAFISDRASVKNISQTFNLDYNNLLKALEEVEKAWTNYLDKLRELIKGPVVIIIDDTFDHKEYARARNRASGQGNYIMWCQAHKRFESGVQLLTIAIYDLNTKKAYMIGAFPYAIREMYERGMVKEFQTKIQMASALMKLLREKFQVMRVVFDSWYWSSELVTDKVVSELKSNRRVLRVKSIQGTHDEVEGHLHVGDLPPGSYLVDLTLKDKVITVKLFVEEYKDYGRRNLYTTDLSLSKEEVEETWRIRWEIEKFHRDIKVLGLQDTSFFKRIRLQGYVLLFVMLVNAVRELLASLNLRSVEELLRFVERHLGGIVGLMKIFKLR is encoded by the coding sequence ATGAAAAACGAGATCAAGGACTTGGCAAGTAGAGCTAAGACAGAACTCGTAAACACCATCAATTTCGTAGTAGGAACACTAAGGATGCAAGGACTAACAAAAAAGGTCGCTATCGCACTAGCCTTAATCGCATTCATAAGCGATAGAGCTAGCGTGAAGAACATCTCACAAACGTTCAACCTAGATTACAACAACCTACTCAAAGCATTAGAGGAAGTGGAAAAAGCGTGGACGAACTACCTAGACAAATTAAGAGAACTAATCAAAGGACCAGTAGTGATCATAATCGACGACACGTTCGACCACAAGGAATACGCTAGAGCTAGAAACAGAGCGAGCGGACAAGGAAACTACATCATGTGGTGTCAAGCACACAAGAGATTCGAATCCGGAGTCCAATTACTAACAATCGCAATCTACGATCTTAACACCAAGAAAGCTTACATGATAGGAGCCTTCCCCTACGCCATTAGAGAAATGTACGAGAGGGGAATGGTGAAGGAGTTCCAAACCAAGATCCAGATGGCCTCTGCATTAATGAAGCTGCTGAGAGAGAAGTTTCAAGTGATGAGAGTCGTCTTCGACTCTTGGTATTGGTCGAGTGAGCTCGTCACTGACAAGGTAGTGTCTGAACTGAAGTCCAATAGGAGAGTCCTCAGAGTCAAGTCAATCCAGGGGACCCATGATGAGGTGGAGGGTCACCTTCACGTGGGCGATCTACCCCCTGGAAGTTATTTGGTTGACTTGACCCTGAAGGACAAAGTTATTACAGTTAAGTTGTTCGTCGAGGAATATAAAGATTACGGCAGGAGGAACCTCTATACTACTGACCTATCCCTTAGCAAGGAAGAGGTTGAGGAGACTTGGAGGATAAGGTGGGAGATCGAGAAGTTTCACAGGGACATTAAGGTTCTAGGTCTTCAAGATACCTCTTTCTTCAAGAGGATTAGGCTTCAAGGTTATGTCCTCCTCTTCGTGATGCTCGTTAACGCGGTTAGGGAGCTATTGGCCTCCCTTAACTTAAGGAGCGTTGAGGAGTTGTTGAGGTTCGTTGAAAGGCATTTAGGAGGGATAGTGGGACTAATGAAAATCTTTAAACTACGTTAA
- a CDS encoding methylated-DNA--[protein]-cysteine S-methyltransferase has translation MLVYGLYKSPFGYITVAKDDKGFIMLDFCNCVEGNSRDDSNFADFFHKLDLYFEGKPVNLREPISIKTYPFRLSVFKEVMKIPWGKVMTYKQIADSLGTSPRAVGMALSKNPILLIIPCHRVIAENGIGGYSRGVKLKRALLELEGVKLPE, from the coding sequence GTGCTAGTATATGGTTTATACAAAAGTCCTTTTGGTTACATAACAGTAGCTAAGGATGATAAAGGATTCATTATGTTAGATTTTTGTAATTGTGTAGAAGGAAATTCTAGAGATGACAGTAATTTTGCTGATTTCTTCCATAAGTTAGATCTTTACTTTGAAGGTAAACCAGTAAACTTAAGGGAGCCTATTAGCATAAAAACCTATCCCTTTAGGTTATCAGTATTTAAAGAAGTAATGAAGATTCCTTGGGGAAAGGTTATGACGTATAAACAGATCGCTGATTCACTGGGAACCTCACCAAGGGCTGTTGGCATGGCGTTATCTAAAAATCCAATTCTTCTAATCATACCATGCCATCGAGTAATAGCTGAGAACGGCATTGGAGGATATTCCAGAGGAGTCAAGTTGAAGAGAGCCTTATTGGAATTGGAGGGAGTCAAATTACCAGAATGA
- the thrS gene encoding threonine--tRNA ligase encodes MESYKPMWLKGAIILAINLIEKGYKPVAVGLGERDFYIDVKSDTSITLDEVKKAINENVQANISISNNEVVYKGNKVSIVEDKVSISTTLNPKYFEILNISTHHPNPNEQYVRIRGVAFETEEQLKDYLTWLEKAEETDHRLIGERLDLFSFHEEAGSGLVLFHPKGQTIRNELIAFMREINDSMGYQEVYTSHVLKTDIWKISGHYTLYRDKLIVFNMEGDEYGVKPMNCPAHILIYKSKPRTYRDLPIRFSEFGHVYRWEKKGELYGLLRVRGFVQDDGHIFLREDQLKEEIKMLISKTVEVWHKFGFKDDDIKPYLSTRPDESIGSDELWEKATNALISALQESGLKFGIKEKEGAFYGPKIDFEIRDSLGRWWQLSTIQVDFNLPERFKLEYIDKDGIKKRPVMVHRAIYGSIDRFIAILLEHFKGKLPTWLSPVQVKVLPITDEINEYAEKVLNDLRKRRIRAEIDYAGETLSKRIKNAYDQGVPYILIVGKKEASEGTVTVRARGNVEVRNVKFEKLLELLINEIAQRDVEQTAVKALK; translated from the coding sequence ATGGAAAGTTATAAGCCAATGTGGCTAAAAGGTGCGATAATTTTAGCCATAAATCTAATAGAAAAGGGATATAAGCCAGTCGCAGTTGGACTAGGCGAAAGGGATTTCTACATCGATGTGAAATCGGACACTAGCATTACCTTAGATGAGGTAAAAAAGGCAATTAATGAAAACGTTCAAGCTAATATATCAATTAGTAATAATGAAGTAGTATATAAAGGAAACAAGGTTTCAATAGTAGAGGATAAGGTTTCAATTTCAACCACTCTAAATCCCAAGTATTTTGAAATTTTAAATATCTCAACCCATCATCCTAATCCCAATGAACAATACGTTAGAATTAGGGGTGTGGCTTTCGAGACTGAAGAACAACTGAAGGACTACCTTACTTGGTTAGAAAAAGCTGAAGAGACTGACCATAGGTTAATTGGAGAAAGGTTAGACTTGTTTAGTTTTCACGAAGAAGCTGGATCCGGATTAGTACTATTTCATCCTAAAGGACAAACGATAAGAAATGAACTCATTGCATTTATGAGAGAGATAAATGACAGTATGGGATATCAAGAAGTTTATACTAGTCACGTTCTAAAGACTGATATATGGAAGATATCTGGTCATTACACCTTGTATAGGGATAAGCTAATCGTGTTTAACATGGAAGGTGACGAGTACGGAGTAAAACCAATGAATTGCCCAGCACATATCCTAATTTACAAATCTAAACCCAGAACCTATCGTGATCTTCCAATTAGATTCTCAGAGTTTGGTCACGTATATAGATGGGAAAAGAAAGGGGAATTGTATGGGTTACTTAGAGTTAGAGGTTTCGTCCAGGACGATGGTCACATTTTCCTTAGAGAAGATCAACTAAAGGAAGAGATTAAGATGCTCATTTCTAAGACCGTAGAAGTTTGGCATAAGTTTGGTTTCAAAGACGACGATATTAAGCCTTATTTAAGTACTAGGCCGGATGAAAGTATAGGTTCTGATGAACTGTGGGAAAAAGCTACTAACGCGTTGATCTCCGCGTTGCAAGAATCGGGCTTAAAATTTGGTATTAAGGAAAAGGAAGGTGCGTTTTATGGACCTAAAATCGACTTCGAGATAAGGGATAGTCTAGGTAGATGGTGGCAACTATCAACGATACAAGTTGACTTCAACTTGCCAGAAAGGTTCAAGTTGGAATATATTGATAAGGATGGAATAAAAAAGAGGCCGGTAATGGTGCATAGAGCAATATATGGATCAATAGATAGATTTATTGCAATATTACTGGAACACTTTAAAGGTAAGTTACCTACGTGGTTGAGCCCAGTACAAGTTAAGGTTTTACCAATAACTGACGAGATAAACGAATATGCAGAAAAAGTGCTAAACGATTTGAGAAAAAGGAGAATAAGGGCAGAGATCGATTACGCCGGAGAGACTTTAAGTAAGAGGATTAAGAACGCATATGATCAAGGAGTTCCATACATATTAATAGTTGGTAAGAAGGAAGCTAGTGAGGGTACAGTAACTGTTAGAGCTAGGGGTAACGTTGAAGTGAGGAACGTTAAGTTTGAAAAGTTACTAGAGCTATTGATTAACGAGATTGCGCAAAGGGATGTAGAGCAGACTGCAGTAAAAGCGTTAAAATAG
- a CDS encoding UDP-N-acetylglucosamine--N-acetylmuramyl-(pentapeptide) pyrophosphoryl-undecaprenol N-acetylglucosamine transferase — translation MSRILIIASGGGHTGFARAIAQYLPEKVDFVIPKNDSYSRQMISQYANKIYEIPKGREPDESSLVLFKRLFSIIMKSANLKKYDLIIATGSNHSIFPSFFQYLKGGKVYGIESQDRLITKGKAISIISNYAKGIFLHWQEQKRLYEKKGIVVGPIVEKPKYESKDEGYILVTAGSMGFKRLFDVVVKYVIGKRIVIQTGKVDPTIYRNQNITTFSFDPDLEKWIANASLVITHQGKTAMEAVVMYRKPVIIVYNNDWKSATTSSDAKKYAEILGATFLSDPITWSDYNVLLEAIENANKPNVFDIGTPNLVRHVLSEL, via the coding sequence GTGTCACGAATCCTAATAATAGCTAGTGGTGGTGGTCATACAGGATTTGCCAGGGCTATTGCACAATATTTACCCGAAAAAGTGGATTTCGTAATACCTAAAAATGACTCTTACAGTAGACAGATGATATCACAATACGCAAATAAAATCTATGAAATACCTAAAGGAAGAGAACCAGATGAAAGTAGTCTAGTATTATTTAAGAGACTATTCTCTATTATAATGAAGAGCGCTAATCTTAAGAAATATGACCTAATTATAGCTACCGGAAGTAATCACTCCATATTTCCTTCATTTTTTCAATACTTAAAAGGTGGGAAGGTTTACGGTATCGAAAGTCAGGATAGACTTATCACCAAGGGAAAGGCTATAAGTATAATATCGAATTACGCTAAGGGTATATTTCTTCATTGGCAAGAGCAAAAGAGGCTTTATGAAAAAAAGGGTATTGTTGTGGGACCTATCGTTGAAAAGCCTAAGTATGAGAGTAAAGATGAAGGCTACATATTAGTTACGGCTGGTAGTATGGGTTTTAAGAGGTTATTCGACGTAGTTGTAAAATATGTTATAGGGAAGAGGATTGTCATACAGACGGGGAAAGTAGATCCGACAATTTATCGTAATCAAAATATTACTACGTTTAGTTTTGATCCAGATTTAGAAAAATGGATAGCTAACGCATCTTTAGTGATAACACATCAAGGTAAGACTGCAATGGAAGCTGTAGTAATGTACAGGAAGCCTGTAATAATAGTTTATAATAATGATTGGAAGAGTGCAACTACGTCAAGCGATGCCAAGAAGTATGCTGAGATATTGGGAGCCACATTTTTGAGTGATCCAATAACGTGGAGCGACTATAACGTTTTATTAGAAGCTATAGAAAATGCTAATAAACCTAACGTTTTTGATATAGGTACTCCAAATCTAGTTAGACATGTATTGAGTGAACTATAA
- a CDS encoding endonuclease III domain-containing protein, protein MVSKIFEVLLEIFEHNRNVLKEKGWIVSSENSYEWWDGLKSAEEIIISAILVQMSRWEIVKSKVEEMRNKGLTDFYRLYNATEQELYDILKGINFYKTKVKRLINISKIIINLGSIDKFYDRKLLLSIDGIGEETADSILLFAGHKPNFPPSEYGRRVLSRVLGINIMKKNEVKTLVEENLERNVYEYKLLHAGIVTVGRAFCFIKNPKCEDCILKNVCKYHLEKIHRDTK, encoded by the coding sequence ATGGTTAGTAAAATATTTGAAGTATTATTGGAAATATTTGAACATAATAGAAATGTATTGAAGGAAAAAGGTTGGATAGTTTCATCTGAAAATTCTTATGAATGGTGGGACGGACTAAAAAGTGCAGAGGAAATAATTATTTCGGCAATATTGGTTCAGATGTCAAGATGGGAAATTGTAAAAAGCAAAGTGGAAGAGATGAGGAATAAAGGTTTGACTGATTTTTATAGATTATACAATGCAACAGAGCAAGAATTATATGATATATTAAAGGGGATTAACTTCTATAAGACTAAGGTCAAGAGATTAATTAATATATCTAAAATCATAATAAATCTAGGTAGTATTGACAAATTTTATGACAGAAAGTTACTTTTAAGTATTGATGGCATAGGTGAAGAAACAGCTGATTCAATCTTGCTTTTTGCAGGACATAAGCCAAATTTCCCACCATCGGAATACGGTAGGAGAGTATTATCTCGAGTATTAGGGATTAACATAATGAAAAAGAATGAAGTAAAAACATTAGTAGAAGAAAACTTAGAGCGAAATGTCTATGAATACAAATTACTACATGCTGGAATAGTCACTGTAGGTAGAGCGTTCTGCTTTATTAAAAATCCCAAATGTGAAGATTGTATTTTGAAGAACGTATGTAAATATCATTTAGAGAAAATTCACCGTGATACAAAATAG
- a CDS encoding succinate--CoA ligase subunit beta, whose protein sequence is MKLYEYEGKNLFKRVGIPVPNGVVTSEPIKWQGKAVVKSQLLEGARGKRGLVRVTDDVYNTILELKKLGVDKFLVEEFVPHEKEFYVSVLLDRETAEPMLVLSREGGIDVEQAKDVKKMIIPLERGVRSYDIIEAEKYLGVKGLGQIIQGLYKLFVDYDAELVEINPLAVTNDGRILALDSKVILEDNALYRHEDLLKELGRHEVRDNYVELDGDIGIIGNGAGLTMASMDLVKLNGGNPANFLDVGGGASREHVKESVLKVGSNPRVKKIVINIYGGITRCDEVALGIVDALKEIKKPIFVRLLGTNEELGKKILRENGVNVYDDVLKMIGDAVRS, encoded by the coding sequence ATGAAGTTATACGAATATGAGGGAAAGAATCTTTTTAAGCGTGTAGGAATACCAGTACCCAATGGTGTTGTAACCTCTGAACCAATAAAATGGCAAGGAAAAGCTGTAGTGAAATCTCAACTATTGGAAGGCGCAAGAGGAAAGAGAGGTCTTGTAAGAGTAACTGATGACGTTTATAATACTATTTTGGAGTTGAAAAAACTAGGAGTAGATAAATTCTTAGTGGAGGAGTTTGTTCCTCATGAGAAGGAGTTTTACGTCTCAGTATTGTTAGATAGGGAAACTGCAGAGCCAATGTTAGTTTTATCTAGAGAAGGAGGTATTGATGTCGAGCAAGCTAAGGATGTTAAGAAGATGATAATACCACTAGAGAGAGGAGTTAGGAGTTATGATATTATTGAGGCTGAGAAGTATTTAGGAGTTAAGGGATTAGGGCAAATAATACAAGGTTTATATAAATTATTTGTAGATTACGACGCCGAACTAGTTGAGATTAACCCATTAGCTGTAACTAACGATGGTAGGATATTAGCTCTTGACTCTAAGGTGATTTTAGAGGATAATGCATTATACAGGCATGAGGATTTGTTAAAAGAGTTAGGGAGGCATGAAGTTCGTGATAATTATGTGGAACTAGATGGGGATATAGGGATAATAGGGAATGGGGCAGGATTAACTATGGCTTCGATGGATCTAGTTAAGTTAAATGGTGGGAATCCAGCGAATTTCTTGGATGTTGGTGGAGGAGCTAGTAGGGAACATGTTAAAGAAAGTGTTCTTAAAGTAGGTAGTAATCCTAGAGTTAAAAAAATTGTTATAAATATTTACGGTGGAATTACTAGATGTGATGAAGTAGCGTTAGGTATAGTTGATGCCTTAAAGGAGATAAAGAAGCCAATATTTGTTAGATTATTAGGTACTAATGAAGAATTAGGGAAGAAAATATTAAGGGAGAATGGAGTAAACGTATATGATGACGTATTAAAAATGATAGGTGATGCAGTACGCTCATAA
- the sucD gene encoding succinate--CoA ligase subunit alpha — translation MNKNTRVIVQGITGREGSFHTQQMLKYGTKIVAGVTPGKGGTQVNGVPVYDTVKDAMKEHEADASIIFVPARYAVDAIYEAVDAGIKLIVTITEHIPVLDMARAIKYARGRGSRIIGPNCPGIIAPEESLVGILPARAFKKGKIGIVSRSGTLTYEVSELLKNSGMGQSTVIGIGGDPIIGTTTLEVVKMFDQDPETEKIVVIGEIGGTMEERLAEAYKRGEIKKPVIAYIAGMTAPREKRMGHAGAVVYMGMGTFESKIRAFKEAGIPVANTPYDIPKLLLS, via the coding sequence ATAAACAAAAATACTAGGGTAATTGTTCAAGGAATAACTGGAAGAGAAGGGAGTTTTCATACACAACAAATGCTTAAATATGGTACAAAAATAGTTGCTGGTGTTACACCAGGTAAGGGTGGAACTCAAGTTAACGGTGTTCCAGTTTACGACACAGTAAAGGATGCGATGAAAGAACACGAAGCAGACGCTTCTATAATTTTCGTTCCAGCAAGATACGCAGTTGATGCTATATACGAGGCAGTTGATGCGGGAATAAAACTAATTGTAACTATAACCGAGCATATACCGGTTTTAGATATGGCTAGAGCTATAAAATATGCTAGAGGTAGGGGATCTAGAATAATAGGGCCTAATTGCCCTGGAATAATAGCTCCAGAGGAAAGTCTAGTTGGAATACTTCCAGCTAGAGCATTCAAGAAAGGTAAAATAGGGATAGTATCTAGGTCTGGTACGCTAACATATGAAGTTTCAGAGTTACTTAAGAACTCTGGTATGGGTCAATCTACTGTTATAGGTATAGGAGGAGATCCAATAATTGGTACGACTACTTTAGAAGTTGTGAAGATGTTTGATCAAGATCCAGAGACTGAAAAAATTGTCGTGATAGGAGAAATAGGTGGTACTATGGAGGAGAGATTAGCGGAGGCATATAAGAGGGGAGAAATTAAGAAACCGGTTATAGCTTACATAGCAGGAATGACTGCACCAAGAGAGAAAAGAATGGGACATGCGGGGGCTGTCGTTTACATGGGTATGGGAACTTTTGAGAGTAAAATAAGAGCATTTAAAGAAGCTGGAATTCCAGTCGCTAATACTCCTTATGATATCCCTAAGTTACTTCTTTCTTAA
- a CDS encoding sulfocyanin, with amino-acid sequence MNTSVIVTIVVIVIIIAGVAAYLTLSHHPTTTPSTTSSLTSTTTSFTPTSSSATSTTTTTTTTTSSTTTYSTTTVQTVTLPPGAKTLPYNPNNKTVFIYLTATATGTGFNYNGTAYGQMKIYVPAGWNVMIILTNDQSMPHNANIVLNNTQMPNNPNISKDGKILLYVGDSPSDFTNNGVQQGQTAIGILDNISAGYYWIACGILGHAEYGMWADLIVSNSISVPYFIISSSSSTTSTTTSSSSWG; translated from the coding sequence ATGAACACATCAGTAATTGTTACTATTGTGGTCATAGTAATAATAATAGCCGGAGTAGCTGCTTATCTGACATTATCACATCATCCTACTACAACACCTTCAACAACTAGCTCACTTACATCTACCACAACGAGTTTTACACCAACCTCATCATCAGCGACTTCTACTACGACAACCACGACAACTACAACAAGCTCAACTACTACATATTCCACTACTACGGTACAGACGGTAACTTTACCTCCTGGGGCTAAGACATTACCTTATAATCCTAACAATAAGACTGTATTTATTTATTTAACTGCAACAGCTACAGGTACAGGATTTAATTATAATGGAACAGCATACGGACAAATGAAAATTTATGTCCCTGCCGGATGGAATGTGATGATAATTTTAACGAACGATCAGTCCATGCCACATAATGCTAATATAGTATTAAATAATACTCAAATGCCTAATAATCCGAATATTTCAAAGGATGGTAAAATCTTACTATATGTTGGTGATTCACCATCTGATTTTACTAACAATGGGGTTCAACAAGGTCAGACTGCAATTGGAATATTAGATAATATTTCGGCTGGTTACTATTGGATTGCTTGTGGAATACTTGGCCATGCCGAATATGGAATGTGGGCTGATTTAATAGTATCAAATTCTATATCAGTTCCATACTTCATAATTTCGTCTTCATCCTCTACAACATCTACGACCACATCGTCTTCAAGTTGGGGTTAA
- a CDS encoding iron-containing alcohol dehydrogenase: MFKVEYPATQVIYGVNALDWLANVKGKRIALVTTRSLLKSKILEQILSFINAEIIEGPRQHTPADDVNELTEKLKGYDIVIGLGGGSIIDGIKLSFNGYYIAIPTTFSGAEHTRSGGATVNGIKKSRIGKEPDVIILDPRATLETPEWLLIASGVRAIDHAVEALYSKDSTPFTDSLAIEGYKKLVKCLRDLNSLDNRALCQIGTWLSSLTMRYAKMGISHNFGYVYGPRFNIPHGVTSCISLPSAIKLNYNVARNKLKEIENEGEPLYEFMDKFLKEIRARRRLSEFTTLDEALKYVQTFVEIVNNSGNPVKIDIETAKRFVEEVF; the protein is encoded by the coding sequence ATGTTTAAAGTAGAGTATCCAGCTACACAAGTAATTTATGGAGTTAACGCATTAGATTGGTTAGCAAATGTAAAAGGTAAAAGAATAGCTTTAGTTACTACGAGAAGTTTACTTAAAAGTAAGATTCTTGAACAAATATTAAGCTTTATAAATGCGGAGATAATTGAAGGACCCAGACAACATACTCCAGCAGACGATGTAAATGAATTAACGGAGAAACTTAAGGGATATGATATTGTAATAGGCTTAGGAGGAGGGAGTATAATAGATGGTATAAAGCTTTCATTCAATGGTTATTATATAGCTATACCTACTACTTTTTCTGGAGCAGAGCATACTAGATCTGGTGGAGCAACAGTCAATGGAATAAAGAAAAGTAGGATTGGAAAAGAGCCGGATGTGATAATCTTAGATCCTAGAGCTACCCTTGAGACGCCTGAATGGTTACTTATAGCGAGTGGGGTAAGGGCAATAGATCACGCAGTAGAGGCATTATACTCTAAAGACTCTACACCATTTACTGATTCCTTAGCAATAGAAGGGTACAAGAAGCTAGTTAAATGCCTAAGAGATCTGAATTCCCTTGATAATAGGGCATTATGCCAAATAGGTACATGGTTATCCTCATTAACGATGAGATATGCGAAAATGGGGATAAGTCATAATTTCGGTTATGTGTACGGTCCTAGATTTAACATACCTCATGGAGTAACCTCTTGTATCTCATTGCCATCAGCAATTAAGTTAAACTATAATGTTGCTAGAAATAAATTGAAGGAAATAGAGAATGAAGGAGAGCCATTGTACGAGTTCATGGATAAATTCCTAAAGGAGATCAGAGCTAGACGGAGACTATCCGAATTTACTACATTAGACGAGGCATTAAAATATGTACAAACTTTTGTTGAAATTGTGAACAATAGTGGAAATCCAGTTAAAATTGATATAGAAACAGCTAAAAGATTCGTGGAGGAGGTCTTTTAA